In Pyrus communis chromosome 1, drPyrComm1.1, whole genome shotgun sequence, the following are encoded in one genomic region:
- the LOC137727996 gene encoding uncharacterized protein At5g08430-like — MIFEFQEKIDFKDRDTLECLFKEYWEIIKEKEGLTSDDVYSADVLLKRGENKTYRFDFVKSGEVEEAIDLISDSDTSDTEFLRPMGKGKAQEFIGWASKALIEFLRSIGIDTTNKLSQYDVDSIIYDYIKERNLFDPIKKKKVICDEKLYSIFGKKSVDRIKIYGLLEEHMAENLVISDEDDSELEDKKKDTMMASKKQRVSSGIASIEKEVSPSVQKSFFASIVPENIKLVYLRRSLVEEFLKQPENFKSKLLGTFVRVKNDARLRLTNSHQLLQVEGIKKDSTADEMDGEILLQVSNRDIPICRLADSDFTEDEFKELRENVANGLLRKPTVAELEQKARLLHEDIAKHWIERELVRLQNCIDRANEKGRRREYPSMREMLKQPSVQIGLLKEVPKVTAEVLEAESGSEDAVKADNL; from the exons ATGATTTTTGAATTTCAGGAAAAAATAGACTTCAAGGATCGAGATACACTTGAATGCCTATTTAAAGAATATTGGGAAATCATAAAGGAAAAAGAAGGCTTGACTTCAGATGATGTCTATTCCGCAGATGTACTGTTAAAGAGGGGAGAAAATAAAACATACAGGTTTGATTTTGTAAAATCTGGCGAGGTTGAAGAAGCTATTGACCTGATATCTGATAGTGACACTTCTGACACAGAATTTCTGAGACCGATGGGAAAAGGGAAGGCACAAGAGTTTATCGGATGGGCATCCAAAGCTCTCATTGAGTTCCTGCGATCTATTGGTATAGATACAACCAACAAGTTATCGCAGTATGATGTGGACTCAATCATCTATGATTATATCAAAGAGAGAAACCTTTTTGacccaataaaaaagaaaaaggtcatATGTGATGAGAAGCTTTATTCTATTTTCGGAAAGAAGTCCGTGGATAGGATAAAAATATATGGTCTTTTGGAGGAACATATGGCCGAGAACTTGGTTATATCGGATGAAGATGACAGTGAGCTGGAAGACAAGAAGAAAGATACAATGATGGCAAGCAAGAAACAAAGAGTGAGCTCAGGTATAGCATCTATTGAAAAGGAAGTGAGTCCTAGTGTCCAGAAAAGTTTTTTTGCATCTATAGTTCCTGAGAATATCAAGCTTGTCTACTTAAGGAGGAGTTTAGTGGAGGAGTTCTTGAAGCAGCCTGAAAACTTTAAAAGCAAGCTACTAGGAACTTTTGTGAGAGTGAAAAATGATGCCAGGCTTCGTCTGACAAATTCTCACCAACTTTTACAAGTTGAAG GTATAAAGAAAGACTCAACAGCTGATGAAATGGATGGTGAAATTCTCCTGCAAGTTTCCAATAGAGATATCCCGATTTGTAGGCTGGCAGATTCAGACTTCACTGAG GACGAATTTAAGGAGTTGCGGGAAAATGTGGCAAATGGCCTGCTAAGGAAGCCTACAGTT GCCGAGCTTGAACAGAAGGCAAGACTTCTGCATGAGGATATAGCTAAGCAT TGGATTGAGAGAGAGTTGGTCAGGTTACAGAACTGCATTGATCGAGCAAATGAGAAGGGACGAAGAAGAGAATATCCTTCCATG agagagatgctAAAGCAACCCTCTGTTCAGATTGGTCTACTAAAGGAGGTGCCGAAGGTCACTGCAGAGGTTTTAGAGGCTGAATCCGGTTCTGAGGATGCTGTAAAAGCTGATAATCTATGA
- the LOC137711195 gene encoding uncharacterized protein: MDLNKKSMLFSHDGQFTKNDHFGDTALCLNSPGSGGSNAARSRCTQSNFRVNCSSAPDDSCKLVLGLGPTPSTYCNDYYNFGPTKNRGLTTALSQGFASEGDSILQLGLSGGTFEASTVLDYSISRETDVNINYGQNQVSSGDNQVSIPPVDEGSTSARKSGGYMPSLLFAPRRDSVNLSLYGKEILDLRVKCQLSGPRCEPSATTDYSTESISEQTATGESSDHRTGNLKKCKFLGCRKGARGASGLCIGHGGGQRCQKPGCNKGAESRTAYCKAHGGGKRCQHLGCTKSAEGKTDYCIAHGGGKRCGYPGGCTKAARGKSGLCIRHGGGKRCKVDGCTRSAEGQAGLCISHGGGRRCQYEGCTKGAQGSTMYCKAHGGGRRCIFQGCTKGAEGSTPLCKGHGGGKRCLFDGGGICPKSVHGGTNFCVAHGGGKRCSVPGCTKSARGRTDCCVRHGGGKRCKFDNCGKSAQGSTDFCKAHGGGKRCIWGEGKCEKFARGKSGLCAAHSSMVQDRGINKGGLIGPGLFHGLVSASSTAGSSFDNNHSSSGISAISDSMDSLEKPAKTHLIPSQVLVPLSMKSSSSYSHFLNSEKPEEGRDGYGIGVGSCSGIKSLDFKIPEGRVHGGPLMSLFGGDLKNAIDGM, translated from the coding sequence ATGGATTTGAACAAGAAGAGTATGCTATTTTCCCATGATGGGCAGTTCACGAAAAATGACCACTTTGGTGATACTGCTCTATGCTTGAATAGCCCTGGCTCAGGTGGAAGCAACGCAGCCAGGTCTAGGTGTACTCAAAGCAATTTTAGGGTTAACTGTTCTAGTGCTCCTGATGACAGCTGCAAATTGGTACTTGGATTGGGCCCAACACCGAGCACGTACTGCAATGATTATTACAATTTTGGACCCACAAAGAATAGAGGATTAACTACTGCATTGTCTCAGGGATTTGCATCTGAGGGTGATTCAATACTTCAACTTGGTCTTTCTGGTGGGACTTTTGAAGCTTCAACTGTGCTTGATTATTCAATTTCGAGAGAGACTGATGTAAATATTAATTATGGCCAGAACCAAGTATCTTCTGGAGATAATCAAGTCTCGATTCCACCTGTTGACGAGGGTTCTACTTCAGCCAGGAAATCAGGTGGTTATATGCCATCACTTCTTTTTGCTCCGAGGAGAGACTCTGTCAATCTTTCTCTGTACGGTAAAGAAATTTTAGACCTCAGGGTCAAATGCCAGCTATCTGGTCCAAGGTGTGAACCTTCTGCTACAACAGATTACTCAACAGAATCAATCTCTGAGCAGACAGCTACAGGGGAATCTTCAGACCACCGAACTGGCAAtctaaaaaaatgcaaatttttggGCTGTAGAAAAGGAGCACGAGGGGCATCAGGTCTTTGTATTGGTCATGGGGGCGGACAGAGATGCCAAAAACCTGGGTGCAACAAGGGTGCTGAGAGCCGAACGGCGTACTGCAAGGCCCATGGTGGAGGGAAGAGGTGTCAACACTTAGGGTGCACTAAAAGTGCTGAGGGGAAAACAGATTATTGCATAGCTCATGGTGGTGGCAAAAGATGTGGCTATCCAGGTGGATGTACAAAGGCTGCACGAGGAAAATCAGGGCTTTGTATTAGACATGGCGGAGGGAAAAGGTGTAAGGTGGATGGCTGCACTCGTAGTGCTGAAGGACAGGCTGGTTTGTGCATCTCGCATGGAGGTGGTCGCCGTTGCCAGTATGAGGGGTGTACAAAGGGAGCACAAGGGAGCACCATGTATTGCAAGGCACATGGTGGTGGAAGACGTTGCATATTTCAAGGGTGCACCAAGGGTGCCGAAGGAAGCACACCACTGTGCAAGGGACATGGTGGGGGGAAGCGCTGCCTCTTTGATGGTGGTGGGATTTGTCCTAAGAGTGTACATGGAGGCACTAATTTCTGTGTTGCTCATGGTGGTGGAAAGAGGTGTTCTGTGCCAGGCTGCACAAAAAGTGCCCGTGGCCGCACTGATTGTTGTGTTAGGCATGGTGGAGGTAAGCGTTGTAAGTTTGATAATTGTGGAAAAAGTGCCCAAGGGAGCACAGACTTCTGCAAGGCCCATGGTGGGGGAAAGCGATGCATTTGGGGAGAGGGTAAATGTGAAAAATTCGCCAGGGGCAAGAGTGGTTTATGTGCCGCTCATAGCAGTATGGTTCAGGACCGGGGGATAAATAAGGGAGGTCTCATTGGACCAGGACTCTTCCATGGGCTTGTATCTGCGTCTTCAACTGCAGGGAGCAGCTTTGACAACAATCATTCATCTTCAGGCATCAGTGCCATTTCTGACAGCATGGATTCGCTGGAAAAGCCCGCAAAAACACATCTCATACCCTCACAGGTGTTGGTTCCTCTGTCGATGAAGTCTTCATCATCCTATtcacatttcttgaattctgaGAAGCCTGAGGAGGGGAGAGATGGGTATGGCATTGGTGTTGGCAGTTGTAGCGGGATAAAGAGCTTGGACTTCAAAATCCCAGAAGGGAGGGTCCATGGAGGACCTCTCATGTCACTATTTGGTGGTGATCTGAAAAATGCTATCGATGGCATGTGA